In the Oncorhynchus keta strain PuntledgeMale-10-30-2019 chromosome 29, Oket_V2, whole genome shotgun sequence genome, one interval contains:
- the LOC127913376 gene encoding S-antigen protein-like, whose translation MHRWREDGRTGPREDGTTGGREDGSTGAREDGSTGGREHGRTGAREDGSTGGREHGRTGAREDGRTGAREDGSTGVREHGRTGGRKDGSTGAREDWSTGGRDHGRTGAREDGSTGAREDGSTGGREHGRTGGREHGRTGPREDGSTGGREDGSTGGREHGRTGAREDGRTGAREDGTTGGREHGRTGAREDGSTGGREDGSTGGREHGSTGAREHGSTGGRDHGRTGAREDGTTGGRDHGRTGGREHGSTGDGDGSTGAREDTGAREDRSTGGRDHGRTGPREDGRTGAREDGRTGPREDGRTGGREHGRTGGREDGRTGAREDGTMGGREHGRTGAREDGRTGPREDGTTGGREDGRTGARGREHGRTGEAGPWEDGTTGGRDHGRTGPREDWTTGGREDGRTGAREDGTTGGREDGSTGGQDHGRTGAREDGSTGARDHGRTGAREHGSTGAWEHGRTGIKQSSSTQLRELLELLERVLQLGTVAMSGMNRQEHSLVSFMQVRTAPICLTESASLPPSEVTSHKERSQEQRDGWAVVPNATAFLM comes from the exons ATGCATCGCTGG AGAGAGGACGGGAGGACGGGACCACGGGAGGACGGGACCACGGGAGGACGGGAGGACGGGAGCACGGGAGCACGGGAGGACGGGAGCACGGGAGGACGGGAGCACGGGAGGACGGGAGCACGGGAGGACGGGAGCACGGGAGGACGGGAGCACGGGAGGACGGGAGCACGGGAGGACGGGAGGACGGGAGCACGGGAGGACGGGAGCACGGGAGTACGGGAGCACGGGAGGACGGGAGGACGGAAGGATGGGAGCACGGGAGCACGGGAGGACTGGAGCACGGGAGGACGGGACCACGGGAGGACGGGAGCACGGGAGGACGGGAGCACGGGAGCACGGGAGGACGGGAGCACGGGAGGACGGGAGCACGGGAGGACGGGAGGACGGGAGCACGGGAGGACGGGACCACGGGAGGACGGGAGCACGGGAGGACGGGAGGACGGGAGCACGGGAGGACGGGAGCACGGGAGGACGGGAGCACGGGAGGACGGGAGGACGGGAGCACGGGAGGACGGGACCACGGGAGGACGGGAGCACGGGAGGACAGGAGCACGGGAGGACGGGAGCACGGGAGGACGGGAGGACGGGAGCACGGGAGGACGGGAGCACGGGAGCACGGGAGCACGGGAGCATGGGAGCACGGGAGGACGGGACCACGGGAGGACGGGAGCACGGGAGGACGGGACCACGGGAGGACGGGACCACGGGAGGACGGGAGGACGGGAGCACGGGAGCACGGGGGACGGGGACGGGAGCACGGGAGCACGGGAGGACACGGGAGCACGGGAGGACAGGAGCACGGGAGGACGGGACCACGGGAGGACGGGACCACGGGAGGACGGGAGGACGGGAGCACGGGAGGACGGGAGAACGGGACCACGGGAGGACGGGAGGACGGGAGGACGGGAGCACGGGAGGACGGGAGGACGGGAGGACGGGAGGACGGGAGCACGGGAGGACGGGACCATGGGAGGACGGGAGCACGGGAGGACGGGAGCACGGGAGGACGGGAGGACGGGACCACGGGAGGACGGGACCACGGGAGGACGGGAGGATGGGAGGACGGGAGCACGGGGACGGGAGCACGGGAGGACGGGGGAGGCGGGACCATGGGAGGACGGGACCACGGGAGGACGGGACCACGGGAGGACGGGACCACGGGAGGACTGGACCACGGGAGGACGGGAGGACGGGAGGACAGGAGCACGGGAGGACGGGACCACGGGAGGACGGGAGGACGGGAGCACGGGAGGACAGGACCACGGGAGGACGGGAGCACGGGAGGACGGGAGCACGGGAGCACGGGACCACGGGAGGACGGGAGCACGGGAGCATGGGAGCACGGGAGCATGGGAGCACGGGAGGACGGGC ataaagcaaagcagttcgacacagcTCAGAGAGCTGCTGGagctgctggagcgtgtgctacag CTTGGGACTGTGGCCATGTCGGGGATGAACCGACAGGAACACAGCCTTGTCAGTTTTATGCAGGTCAGGACCGCTCCCATCTGCTTGACTGaatctgcctctctgcctcccaGTGAAGTGACGAGCCACAAGGAGAGAAGCCAGGAGCAGAGAGATGGATGGGCCGTCGTCCCAAACGCCACCgcattccttatgtag